The region CTGACACCGCGACTCCCCGCGCCGGCGGGGTGTCATAGCGTGCCGGGGTGCGCAACCCCGGTCAGCTGCTGCCCGACCACGCCGCCGTCCTCGCGACCCTCGGCCGTTCGACCCCCGTCGCGCCGGGCGCGGCGCGCCCCGGAACCGTCGTCCGGACCGTGGGGACGGCCGCGGCGGGGCCCGGCGGCCTGCTGACCGCGCCGCTCTCGGGCCAGCCGTGCGTGTGGTTCCGCGTACTCGAGGCCCGTCACCCCGCCTGGCAGACGCTGGGTGTGGGCGTGGTGCCGACACCGGCCATCCCGCCGGTGGTCGGTTCCGACGTCGGCTTCCCCGCCGCGGAGGCGACCGACCACGAGTCGGGCGAGCCGTTCGCGGTGGTGGGCGGCGGGGGCGCCGTGCTCGTCGACCCGGCCCGCGCCGACGTGGACACGCCGGTCGTCCCCGTCGACGGCGCGGAGGGCGAGTTTCGCGTCACGACCTACACGCTGCGCCGCGAGTGGATCCTCGAAGAAGGTGCCGAGGTGTTCGTCGCCGGCGCCGTGGCCGGGGACATGGGCGCGCCGGTGCTGCGCGCCACGCCCGCCGACTGCCTCGTCGTGAGCGCCCGCGGCGAGCGGTACGTCGTCGAGCGGGCGCGCGCGACCGTCGCGGCCGTGCCCGCGGCGACCGCGCGCTCGCAGCGTGCCCTGCTCGTCGGGCTGCTGGTCGGCGGCGCGGTGATGCTCGCCGTGCTCGTCGCCCTGGCCGTCGTGCTGGTGGGGTGACGCGCCGCGCTCGTCCGGCGGTCGTCGTCGTGCCGCGCTGTGGTGGTCTCGCCGTTGTCGCACGGCCCGTATACGCCCCGTATACGGGCCGCATACGCGCCGTGTGACACTCGCGGAAGACCTCGACGCCACGGGGGACGGTGGCCGCCCGGCAGACGCGCCTCAGGGCCGAGGCGGGCGGGCCTGCGCGGCCCGGCCCATCACCTCGGCCGCCGAGCGCAGCGACGTGGTGAACTGCCGCTGCGCGTCACCGAGCTGGGCGACGGCCTCGTCGAGGCGGCGCTGCTGCTCCTCGGCCGAGGGCACCAGCCCGGCCTCGCGCATGGCGTCGAGGGTGCGCTGCTGGTAGTCCGCGGCGGCGTCGGCGATGGTCGCCTTGATGGCGGCGGCGAGATCGGCCG is a window of Jatrophihabitans endophyticus DNA encoding:
- a CDS encoding GIDE domain-containing protein; the protein is MRNPGQLLPDHAAVLATLGRSTPVAPGAARPGTVVRTVGTAAAGPGGLLTAPLSGQPCVWFRVLEARHPAWQTLGVGVVPTPAIPPVVGSDVGFPAAEATDHESGEPFAVVGGGGAVLVDPARADVDTPVVPVDGAEGEFRVTTYTLRREWILEEGAEVFVAGAVAGDMGAPVLRATPADCLVVSARGERYVVERARATVAAVPAATARSQRALLVGLLVGGAVMLAVLVALAVVLVG